The Lysobacter capsici genome has a segment encoding these proteins:
- the fabG gene encoding 3-oxoacyl-ACP reductase FabG: protein MPESVNSARRALVTGGSGDLGGAICTRLAADGWRVIVHANGQLQRAQEVVARIRDSGGEAEAIAFDVADGEAARAAIEGLLEAGPIQGVVNNAGIHDDAPMAGMSDAQWKRVIDVSLHGFFHVTQPLLLPMARTRWGRIVSVSSVAAVLGNRGQTNYAAAKAGLHGASKSLAREMASRGITVNVVAPGVIEGRMAAQAFPPEAIKQMVPAGRAGRVEEVAALVSFLCGEQAGYINGQVIGINGAMG, encoded by the coding sequence ATGCCTGAGTCTGTCAATTCCGCGCGCCGCGCCCTGGTCACCGGCGGCAGCGGCGATCTCGGCGGCGCGATCTGCACGCGCCTGGCCGCCGACGGCTGGCGGGTGATCGTGCATGCCAACGGCCAGTTGCAGCGCGCGCAGGAGGTCGTCGCGCGAATCCGCGACAGCGGCGGCGAGGCCGAAGCGATCGCGTTCGATGTCGCCGACGGCGAGGCCGCGCGCGCGGCGATCGAAGGCCTGCTCGAAGCCGGTCCGATCCAGGGCGTGGTCAACAACGCCGGCATCCACGACGACGCGCCGATGGCGGGGATGAGCGACGCGCAGTGGAAGCGGGTCATCGACGTATCGCTGCACGGCTTCTTCCATGTCACCCAGCCGTTGCTGCTGCCGATGGCGCGCACGCGCTGGGGCCGCATCGTCAGCGTGTCGTCGGTGGCGGCCGTGCTGGGCAATCGCGGCCAGACCAATTACGCCGCGGCCAAGGCCGGTTTGCATGGCGCGAGCAAATCGCTGGCCCGCGAAATGGCCAGTCGCGGCATCACCGTCAACGTGGTCGCGCCCGGGGTGATCGAAGGCCGCATGGCGGCGCAGGCGTTTCCGCCCGAAGCGATCAAGCAGATGGTGCCCGCCGGCCGCGCCGGCCGGGTCGAGGAAGTCGCGGCCTTGGTGAGCTTCCTGTGCGGCGAGCAGGCCGGTTACATCAACGGCCAGGTGATCGGCATCAACGGCGCGATGGGCTGA
- a CDS encoding phosphotransferase: protein MRTREAIAALIPHQGLMCLWEEVVDWDDERIVLRSLGHRDPAHPLRHAQRLHAVHLCEYGAQTMAVHGGLLAARDGAAIRPGVLVALRGVQLRLARIDDLPGALEGTARKLIDTGESWQYEFEIRHAGDLIAQGRAAVMARPG from the coding sequence ATGCGCACGCGTGAGGCGATCGCCGCGCTGATTCCGCACCAGGGCCTGATGTGCCTGTGGGAGGAAGTGGTCGATTGGGATGACGAACGCATCGTGCTGCGCAGCCTCGGCCATCGCGATCCGGCGCATCCGTTGCGGCATGCGCAGCGTCTGCATGCGGTGCATCTGTGCGAATACGGCGCGCAGACCATGGCCGTGCATGGCGGCCTGCTGGCCGCGCGCGACGGCGCGGCGATTCGTCCCGGCGTGCTAGTCGCGCTGCGCGGGGTGCAGTTGCGGCTCGCGCGCATCGACGACTTGCCCGGCGCGCTCGAAGGCACGGCGCGCAAGCTGATCGATACCGGCGAGAGCTGGCAGTACGAATTCGAGATCCGTCATGCCGGCGATCTGATCGCGCAGGGGCGCGCGGCGGTGATGGCGCGGCCGGGCTGA
- a CDS encoding autotransporter outer membrane beta-barrel domain-containing protein — protein sequence MKMNTAILGAGRVKSMAGDCRAFRSVLTLAVTMGLLTPGAASAADPINYWDNGSGVWNAGNANWTREDGSTGVWIPGVAVFRTAAAGDTVTVDGAQTFTGLEFRSNTNGYRLLGAAAGELAIGAPRAAIVVDAATQATIDSTITGAGGLTVSGAGTLLLSGQGNTYGGGTTVGNSAVLAISATGALGSGSLSALDLSEIRFQGAANAGARDITLVNGFSLGRTRLRFVDQASAGNANIVIDNRVNLEDRFGVVGFEGESSAGNARISSVWGGSVNFSGRSNAGRSIIDLPQQSVLTFMDSADAGQATVVTRGAVVFRDNARADGLSLTAMGGRFGPSMQLSEMRIPLSIGSLWTENSVVLGGGSLTLGLLGRDDQVGELHGSGTVLKIGTGTLSILRDDDQYFQGTTDVKEGRLLLKTMSHGGTTVIRAAGSLVGSGGVRDLINEGTVAPDGPIRVLGNYVQRPGGRLAIDISPNGASDILSVVGNATLQGSVDVIKAPGQYAYGTRYTLIYAQGGVSGRFDMLTQNQPFLKLAMAYDAERAYLDVLRSDTQFADVCDTPNRCGVAGALDTISASGRPGADMQAVIEELTTLSVAGALAGMDRLSGDAHADFAGALLDEQSLYGQDLSRRVLAQRGDGGGRDGGGAWVRVEAASSKFGGDGNAHGWDLDTRATTLGIDGWINDSLLLGASAQFKKYDADLRPRDRGRADIGALDLYAGLHGDKGYLNAVVGYARWDNKIERGIVVGDISRHADSHYGGHSYSAYLEAGWIFDLGAARLQPLLGVSYTRLDNEGFRESGAQGLGLSGGALKVDRFTASLGLRWSANFGIGDWIVSPSLEARTLRGYADDYARLDATFESAPAVVFQTRGASLPKQRALADVGLHLRHGERTELFLNYGYRHGDDLRSRNLGFGLRYRW from the coding sequence ATGAAGATGAACACGGCTATTCTTGGGGCGGGGCGAGTGAAATCGATGGCCGGTGATTGCCGAGCCTTCCGCAGCGTGCTCACGCTTGCGGTAACGATGGGGTTGCTGACGCCAGGAGCGGCCTCGGCTGCCGATCCGATCAACTATTGGGACAACGGTAGCGGCGTGTGGAACGCCGGCAATGCCAATTGGACGCGTGAGGACGGCAGCACCGGCGTCTGGATCCCGGGCGTGGCCGTGTTCCGCACCGCGGCGGCCGGCGACACAGTCACGGTGGACGGCGCGCAAACCTTCACCGGCCTAGAGTTCAGAAGCAACACCAACGGCTATCGCTTGCTCGGCGCCGCCGCCGGCGAGCTCGCGATCGGCGCGCCGCGGGCCGCGATCGTGGTCGATGCGGCCACCCAAGCTACGATCGACTCGACGATCACTGGTGCCGGCGGCTTGACCGTGTCCGGCGCGGGTACCTTGCTGCTTAGCGGCCAGGGCAATACCTACGGCGGTGGCACGACGGTGGGCAACTCGGCCGTCCTGGCCATTTCGGCGACCGGCGCGCTCGGTAGCGGTTCGCTCAGCGCGCTCGACCTAAGCGAAATCCGGTTCCAGGGCGCGGCCAACGCCGGCGCGCGCGACATTACCCTGGTCAACGGTTTCTCGCTGGGCCGTACGAGACTGCGTTTCGTCGATCAGGCCAGCGCCGGCAACGCCAACATCGTCATCGATAACCGGGTCAACTTGGAGGATCGGTTCGGCGTGGTCGGTTTCGAAGGCGAATCCAGCGCGGGCAACGCAAGAATTTCCTCGGTCTGGGGCGGAAGCGTGAACTTCAGTGGTCGCAGCAACGCTGGCCGCTCGATCATCGACCTGCCTCAGCAGAGTGTACTTACGTTCATGGACTCCGCCGATGCGGGGCAGGCGACCGTCGTCACACGCGGGGCGGTCGTTTTTCGCGACAACGCCCGTGCCGACGGTCTGTCGCTGACCGCTATGGGCGGTCGGTTCGGGCCGTCCATGCAGTTGTCGGAGATGCGCATCCCGCTTTCGATCGGATCGCTTTGGACGGAAAACAGCGTCGTATTAGGTGGCGGCAGCCTGACACTCGGCCTGCTCGGGCGCGACGACCAGGTCGGTGAGCTGCACGGTAGCGGCACGGTGTTGAAAATCGGAACCGGAACGCTCTCGATCCTGCGCGACGATGACCAGTACTTTCAGGGCACCACCGACGTCAAAGAAGGCCGCCTGCTGCTCAAGACGATGTCGCACGGTGGAACGACTGTTATCCGGGCGGCAGGCTCGTTGGTCGGCAGCGGCGGCGTGCGCGATCTGATCAACGAAGGCACGGTCGCGCCCGATGGCCCCATCCGCGTGCTAGGCAATTACGTGCAGCGCCCCGGAGGTCGACTGGCGATCGACATCTCACCCAATGGGGCGTCGGATATTCTGTCGGTCGTGGGCAACGCGACGCTTCAAGGTAGCGTCGACGTGATTAAGGCACCGGGGCAGTACGCTTACGGAACCCGCTATACGCTCATCTACGCGCAAGGTGGAGTGAGCGGCCGTTTCGACATGCTGACTCAGAACCAGCCGTTCCTGAAGCTGGCGATGGCTTACGACGCCGAACGTGCCTATCTCGACGTATTGCGCAGCGATACCCAATTCGCGGACGTTTGCGACACGCCCAATCGTTGCGGCGTCGCCGGCGCGCTGGACACGATCTCGGCCTCCGGTCGTCCTGGCGCGGACATGCAAGCAGTAATTGAAGAATTGACCACGCTCAGCGTCGCGGGCGCGCTGGCCGGCATGGATCGGTTGTCCGGCGATGCGCACGCCGATTTCGCGGGCGCGCTGCTCGATGAGCAAAGTTTGTACGGTCAGGATCTGAGCCGACGCGTACTCGCGCAACGCGGAGACGGCGGCGGGCGTGACGGCGGAGGCGCATGGGTGCGCGTCGAAGCCGCGTCCTCGAAGTTCGGCGGCGACGGCAACGCTCACGGCTGGGATCTCGACACGCGCGCGACCACGCTCGGCATAGACGGCTGGATCAACGATTCGCTGCTGCTCGGCGCCAGCGCACAGTTCAAGAAATACGATGCCGATCTGCGACCGCGCGACCGCGGCCGAGCCGATATCGGAGCGCTGGACTTGTACGCGGGCCTGCACGGCGATAAGGGATATTTGAACGCCGTGGTGGGTTACGCGCGTTGGGACAACAAGATCGAACGCGGCATCGTCGTAGGCGACATCTCGCGGCACGCCGATTCGCATTATGGCGGGCATAGCTACAGTGCCTATCTTGAAGCCGGTTGGATCTTCGACCTGGGCGCGGCCCGGTTGCAGCCGTTGCTGGGCGTTAGTTACACCCGTCTTGACAATGAAGGCTTCCGCGAGAGCGGAGCGCAGGGCCTCGGCTTGAGCGGCGGGGCGTTGAAGGTCGACCGCTTTACCGCGAGCCTCGGCTTGCGTTGGAGCGCCAACTTTGGCATCGGCGATTGGATCGTATCGCCGAGCCTGGAGGCGCGCACGCTGCGCGGCTACGCTGACGATTACGCGCGTCTTGACGCGACCTTCGAGAGCGCTCCGGCCGTCGTCTTCCAGACTCGCGGCGCCAGCCTGCCGAAGCAGCGGGCGCTGGCCGATGTCGGCCTGCACCTGAGGCACGGCGAACGGACCGAGCTGTTTCTGAATTATGGCTATCGGCACGGCGATGACCTGCGTTCGCGTAATCTGGGCTTTGGTCTGCGCTATCGATGGTAA
- a CDS encoding MMPL family transporter: protein MTPARRIGFALLWLALLALAGWAIGSQLKLSGDLRRFMPSAQTPAQKLLIDELGEGPGSRLLLIALEGDDPAALAAQSTALRERLSAQPQFKLVANGGGFGLESVPERLRPYRYLLSPTFDAQPLDAAYLRDQLDTRVQDLGSPAGELIEPLLASDPTLEMLRLAEAWQPAQAPQTLDGVWFDRAGKQALLAVETRAAGFDPTGQQSAIDAIRGAFEQARGTSASRITISGPGAFSVEIGGRTQREASLIGSIDSLVFIALLWLAYRSWKAPLIGGLPLATAGLAGLGAVAAIFDGVHGITVAFGFTLIGVVQDYPIHLFSHQRPGLSPWASARSLWPTLGTGVASTCIAYLTFFVSGVDGLQQLAVFTIVGLATAALATRFVLPALIDPAPRDVATSVRLARVWSALARWPRLGVTSVSLIAALALAVILFVPGAFWQNDLAKLTPVPDAALARDAQLRGELGAPDVRYIIAIEGRDAEAALQASEALLPELPLLRQRGAIAGYDLAARYLPSIKTQRERQRRLPDATNLRAALDSAVAATPFRSDAFAEFLDDVERARHAPPLTPRDLADTPLAVSVDGLLLQRGDHATALVSLSGLHDPGAVAQVVRRHGGQLLDLKQASESLVAEYRGRVLLALGLAGVLLAAAVWIALRSPRRVLRVLAPMALTTLLILAVLRGLGVELNLFHLVSLILAAGLGLDYALFFDHAGDDRAEQLRTLHAVIVCSLTTLLVFALLGLSSIPVLRAIGATVALGVAFNFVLALLIVREPTVMSDAES, encoded by the coding sequence ATGACGCCCGCGCGTCGGATCGGCTTCGCCCTGCTGTGGCTGGCGCTGCTCGCGCTGGCCGGCTGGGCGATCGGCAGCCAGCTCAAGCTCAGCGGCGATCTGCGCCGGTTCATGCCGAGCGCGCAGACCCCCGCGCAGAAACTGCTGATCGACGAACTCGGCGAAGGCCCGGGTTCGCGCCTGCTGTTGATCGCGCTCGAAGGCGACGACCCGGCCGCGCTGGCCGCGCAATCGACGGCGCTGCGCGAACGCCTGAGCGCGCAGCCGCAGTTCAAGCTGGTCGCCAACGGCGGCGGGTTCGGCCTGGAGTCTGTGCCCGAGCGGCTGCGTCCCTACCGCTATCTGCTGTCGCCGACGTTCGACGCTCAACCGCTGGACGCGGCCTATCTGCGCGACCAGCTCGACACCCGCGTGCAGGACCTGGGTTCGCCGGCCGGCGAATTGATCGAACCGCTGCTGGCCAGCGATCCGACCCTGGAAATGCTGCGCCTGGCCGAGGCCTGGCAACCGGCGCAGGCGCCGCAGACGCTCGACGGGGTGTGGTTCGACCGCGCCGGCAAGCAGGCCTTGCTGGCGGTGGAAACGCGCGCGGCCGGGTTCGATCCGACCGGTCAGCAAAGCGCGATCGACGCCATCCGCGGCGCGTTCGAACAGGCGCGCGGCACCAGCGCATCGCGCATCACCATCAGCGGGCCGGGCGCGTTCTCGGTCGAGATCGGCGGCCGCACCCAGCGCGAAGCCAGCCTGATCGGCAGCATCGACAGCCTGGTGTTCATCGCGCTGTTGTGGCTTGCGTATCGCAGTTGGAAGGCGCCGCTGATCGGCGGCCTGCCGCTGGCGACCGCGGGCTTGGCCGGTTTGGGCGCGGTCGCGGCGATCTTCGACGGCGTGCACGGCATCACCGTCGCGTTCGGTTTCACCTTGATCGGCGTGGTCCAGGATTACCCGATCCATTTGTTCAGTCATCAGCGGCCCGGGCTGTCGCCGTGGGCCAGCGCGCGCAGTTTGTGGCCGACGCTGGGCACCGGCGTGGCTTCGACCTGCATCGCCTATCTGACCTTCTTCGTGTCCGGCGTCGACGGACTGCAGCAACTCGCGGTGTTCACCATCGTCGGCCTCGCCACCGCCGCGCTGGCGACGCGCTTCGTGCTACCGGCGCTGATCGATCCGGCGCCGCGCGATGTCGCCACCTCGGTGCGACTGGCGCGGGTGTGGAGCGCGCTCGCGCGCTGGCCGCGCCTGGGCGTGACCAGCGTGTCGCTGATCGCGGCGCTGGCGTTGGCGGTGATCCTGTTCGTGCCGGGCGCGTTCTGGCAGAACGATCTGGCCAAGCTGACCCCGGTGCCGGACGCGGCGCTGGCGCGCGACGCGCAATTGCGCGGCGAACTCGGCGCGCCGGACGTGCGCTACATCATCGCCATCGAAGGCCGCGACGCCGAGGCCGCGTTGCAGGCGTCCGAAGCGCTGCTGCCGGAGCTGCCGCTGCTGCGACAGCGCGGCGCGATCGCCGGCTACGATCTGGCCGCGCGCTACCTGCCGAGCATCAAGACCCAGCGCGAACGTCAGCGCCGGTTGCCCGATGCGACGAATCTGCGCGCCGCGCTCGACAGCGCGGTCGCGGCGACGCCGTTCCGCAGCGACGCCTTCGCCGAGTTCCTCGATGATGTCGAACGCGCGCGGCACGCGCCGCCGCTGACGCCGCGCGATCTGGCCGATACGCCGCTGGCGGTCAGCGTCGACGGACTGCTGCTGCAGCGCGGCGATCATGCCACCGCGCTGGTGTCGCTGAGCGGCCTGCACGATCCGGGCGCGGTGGCGCAGGTCGTGCGCAGACACGGCGGCCAGTTGCTCGATCTCAAGCAGGCGTCGGAGTCGCTGGTCGCCGAATACCGCGGCCGGGTGTTGCTGGCCCTGGGCTTGGCCGGCGTGCTGCTCGCCGCCGCGGTATGGATCGCGCTGCGCTCGCCGCGGCGGGTGCTGCGCGTGCTCGCGCCGATGGCGTTGACCACGCTGTTGATCCTCGCGGTGTTGCGCGGCCTGGGCGTGGAATTGAATCTGTTCCACCTGGTCTCGCTGATCCTCGCAGCCGGCCTGGGCCTGGATTACGCCTTGTTCTTCGACCACGCCGGCGACGACCGCGCCGAACAACTGCGCACCTTGCACGCGGTGATCGTGTGCAGCCTGACGACGCTGCTGGTGTTCGCATTGCTGGGCCTGTCGTCGATCCCGGTGCTGCGCGCGATCGGCGCCACCGTCGCGTTGGGCGTGGCGTTCAATTTCGTGCTCGCGCTGCTGATCGTGCGTGAGCCGACGGTGATGTCCGATGCTGAGTCATGA
- a CDS encoding LolA-related protein, protein MSSVGSLHAAPVTEAALAQAAAASATAGEAPADPAVILPRLAQPIPARTDFVEVRGSALLKAPLRVSGEYRRPDASTLVREVRAPYAETTTIRTGAQPGQGEVSIARAGKPAKKFSLSRAPELVALQASFGALLGGDRAALEQHYRLSAQGTRRQWTITMTPKDAKLAARIREIVLLGRDDELRCIETRPARGNEQQRTLLSSAARDAVGIDDASRLAALCRGHGAAR, encoded by the coding sequence ATGTCCAGCGTCGGGTCGCTGCACGCCGCTCCGGTTACTGAGGCCGCGCTCGCGCAAGCAGCGGCGGCGTCCGCGACAGCGGGCGAAGCGCCGGCCGATCCCGCGGTGATCCTGCCGCGTCTGGCCCAGCCGATTCCGGCGCGCACCGATTTCGTTGAGGTGCGCGGCTCGGCCCTGCTCAAGGCGCCGCTGCGCGTGTCCGGCGAATACCGCCGGCCCGATGCCTCGACCTTGGTGCGCGAAGTGCGCGCGCCCTACGCCGAGACCACGACCATCCGCACCGGCGCCCAGCCGGGCCAGGGCGAAGTCAGCATCGCCCGCGCCGGAAAGCCGGCGAAAAAATTCTCGCTGTCGCGCGCGCCCGAACTGGTCGCATTGCAGGCCAGTTTCGGCGCGCTGCTCGGCGGCGATCGCGCCGCGCTCGAACAGCACTATCGCCTGAGCGCGCAAGGCACCCGCCGGCAGTGGACGATCACGATGACGCCGAAGGACGCCAAGCTCGCCGCGCGCATCCGCGAGATCGTGCTGCTCGGCCGCGACGATGAACTGCGCTGCATCGAAACCCGTCCGGCCCGCGGCAACGAACAACAGCGCACCTTGCTCAGCAGCGCCGCGCGCGACGCCGTCGGCATCGACGATGCGAGCCGGCTCGCGGCGTTGTGCCGCGGCCACGGCGCCGCGCGTTGA
- a CDS encoding acyltransferase: MNDSHWKQRPEGGSRFAFHLIRFIASNGGRSIARLTLYPIVAYFLIVRGPERRASRAYLTRVLDRPPTLLDVARHIHTFAATILDRVYMLSRGMDRFKVNISGLEPIDRQLDRGQGMLLFGSHLGSFEALRVLARQRPDLKVRVVLDRAHNPQLTQLLDAMDPQIARNVIDAGQDGPSIVFAIKQATDEGALVALLVDRAAPGEPSTSASFLGASAQFPTAPWLIAAALKLPVVLGFGLYRGGSHYDLVFETFSEGVAIERHNRPAILAALVQRYAERLQAHARSAPYNWFNFYDFWHADDPQQALPDAGVGADVQRRVAARRSGY; encoded by the coding sequence ATGAACGATTCGCATTGGAAGCAACGCCCCGAAGGCGGCAGCCGTTTCGCCTTCCACCTGATCCGCTTCATCGCCAGCAACGGCGGCCGCTCGATCGCGCGGCTCACGCTGTACCCGATCGTCGCCTACTTCCTGATCGTGCGCGGCCCCGAGCGCCGCGCCTCGCGCGCGTACCTGACGCGGGTGCTCGATCGTCCGCCGACCTTGCTAGACGTCGCCCGCCATATCCACACCTTCGCCGCGACCATCCTCGACCGCGTGTACATGCTCAGCCGCGGCATGGACCGGTTCAAGGTCAACATCAGCGGCCTGGAGCCGATCGACCGCCAGCTCGACCGCGGCCAGGGCATGCTGCTGTTCGGCTCGCACCTGGGCAGCTTCGAAGCGCTGCGCGTGCTCGCGCGGCAACGGCCGGACCTGAAGGTGCGGGTGGTGCTCGATCGCGCCCACAACCCGCAGCTCACCCAGTTGCTCGATGCGATGGATCCGCAGATCGCGCGCAACGTCATCGACGCCGGCCAGGACGGGCCGTCGATCGTGTTCGCGATCAAGCAGGCCACCGACGAGGGCGCGCTGGTCGCGCTGCTGGTCGATCGCGCCGCGCCCGGCGAACCGTCGACCAGCGCTTCGTTCCTTGGCGCGAGCGCGCAGTTTCCGACCGCGCCGTGGCTGATCGCGGCGGCGCTGAAACTGCCGGTGGTGCTGGGCTTCGGCCTGTACCGCGGCGGCTCGCACTACGACCTGGTGTTCGAAACGTTCAGCGAGGGTGTGGCGATCGAACGGCATAACCGTCCGGCGATCCTCGCAGCGCTGGTCCAGCGCTACGCCGAGCGCCTGCAGGCCCACGCCCGCAGCGCGCCCTACAACTGGTTCAACTTCTACGATTTCTGGCATGCCGATGACCCCCAACAAGCACTGCCTGACGCTGGCGTTGGCGCTGATGTCCAGCGTCGGGTCGCTGCACGCCGCTCCGGTTACTGA
- a CDS encoding dehydratase, giving the protein MPFALAADHPCLPGHFPGRPLVPGVVLLDRVIEAVEALHGPLSGLRLPQVKFLRPLLPQQSAQIELDTLGAARWRFRVLHAGELLASGEIVAEPPSAPATATDEPA; this is encoded by the coding sequence ATGCCGTTCGCCCTCGCCGCCGATCATCCCTGCCTGCCGGGCCATTTTCCGGGCCGCCCGCTGGTGCCCGGCGTGGTGCTGCTCGATCGAGTGATCGAAGCGGTCGAAGCGCTGCATGGGCCGCTGAGCGGTCTGCGCCTGCCGCAGGTGAAGTTCCTGCGGCCGTTGCTGCCGCAGCAGTCGGCGCAGATCGAACTGGACACCCTCGGCGCGGCGCGCTGGCGGTTTCGCGTGCTGCATGCGGGCGAGCTGTTGGCCAGCGGCGAGATCGTCGCCGAGCCGCCGTCGGCTCCGGCGACCGCCACGGACGAACCGGCATGA
- a CDS encoding ketosynthase, with protein sequence MNDSSSSLSGPARLLLAIAYPLLAHWASHEGSGVLAALALADLVVFVTIDGLLGLRALPWLATALLLGALAAIAPTPYAQMLLLTPPVLFNAWLAWWFGRSLRAPREGLITRIVAALHGCAPRELAPDLYRYTRRLTLLWACVLAGLGLVNGALAMIAVPDGVLAQLGHTPALAITQEQWSWFANILNYGVVGGMFAGEYLVRRRLFKDRPEKGFFDFLRKMAQLGPGFWKELFS encoded by the coding sequence GTGAACGATTCATCGTCCAGCCTCAGCGGACCGGCGCGACTGCTGCTCGCGATCGCCTATCCGTTGCTGGCGCACTGGGCCAGCCACGAGGGCAGCGGCGTGCTGGCGGCGCTGGCCCTGGCCGACTTGGTGGTGTTCGTGACCATCGACGGTTTGCTCGGATTGCGCGCGCTGCCGTGGCTTGCGACCGCGCTGCTTCTCGGCGCGCTCGCCGCGATCGCGCCGACACCGTACGCACAGATGCTGCTGCTGACCCCGCCGGTACTGTTCAACGCCTGGCTGGCGTGGTGGTTCGGCCGCAGCCTGCGCGCGCCGCGCGAGGGCCTGATCACCCGCATCGTCGCGGCCCTGCACGGCTGCGCGCCGCGCGAACTCGCGCCGGACCTGTACCGCTACACCCGCCGTCTGACCCTGCTGTGGGCCTGCGTGCTGGCCGGGCTGGGCCTGGTCAACGGCGCGCTGGCGATGATCGCGGTGCCCGATGGGGTGCTGGCGCAACTGGGCCACACGCCGGCGCTGGCGATCACCCAGGAGCAGTGGTCGTGGTTCGCCAACATCCTCAATTACGGCGTGGTCGGCGGCATGTTCGCCGGCGAGTACCTGGTCCGTCGGCGTTTGTTCAAGGACCGGCCGGAGAAGGGGTTCTTCGATTTCCTGCGCAAGATGGCGCAGCTGGGGCCGGGGTTCTGGAAAGAGTTGTTTTCGTGA
- a CDS encoding phosphopantetheine-binding protein, with protein MSEQSPAERELAQLLVESLNLEDVTPEQIEPDAALFNDGLGLDSIDALELALAITKRYGFQLRSDSDENRRIFASLRALSGHIEQHRAA; from the coding sequence ATGTCTGAACAAAGCCCCGCCGAACGCGAACTGGCGCAGTTGCTGGTCGAGAGCCTGAATCTTGAAGACGTGACGCCGGAGCAGATCGAGCCGGACGCGGCGCTGTTCAACGACGGCCTGGGCCTGGATTCGATCGATGCGCTGGAACTGGCGCTGGCGATCACCAAGCGCTACGGCTTCCAGTTGCGCTCCGACAGCGACGAGAACCGCCGCATCTTCGCCTCGCTGCGCGCGCTGTCGGGTCATATCGAACAGCACCGCGCGGCCTGA
- a CDS encoding NAD(P)/FAD-dependent oxidoreductase, with the protein MNSPASLPGTAATPVGAVASHDSKPLPDEVTQLEVDVLVVGGGPAGTTAATLLARKGWKVLLLEKGSHPRFHIGESLLPMNLAILERLGVLEQVRAIGTHKPGAEFPIDADRYNTFRFERALNPQFGYAFQVKREQFDELLFRHSQANGVDARERVKVEKVEFNDQGRPVAAIARDHDGRELRIRMRYLVDGSGRDTFIGSQLKLKQKNTLHQSAAIFSHFTGVQRRDGEDAGNITVQRFAHGWMWLIPLQGDVMSVGAVCFPEYLKQRRGETEAFLMKTLESEPSVAKRMQGAQRCGEVHVTGNYSYTCSRMTGPGWVMVGDAYAFVDPVFSSGVYLGMNSGEQAASVVDGALREPAREAELQRGMVVRLKRGLKHFQWFIYRFTTPVMRELFNAPRNFWQVEQAVISMLAGDVFDNKAVLRRLRLFRFIYAMTAVRMAPQALRGWLRRKRQVGVEFRGDTLQQGNP; encoded by the coding sequence ATGAACTCACCTGCTTCCCTGCCCGGGACGGCCGCCACGCCGGTCGGCGCCGTTGCATCCCACGATTCCAAGCCACTGCCGGACGAGGTAACCCAGCTCGAGGTCGACGTGCTCGTCGTCGGCGGCGGCCCGGCCGGCACCACCGCGGCAACCCTGCTCGCGCGCAAGGGCTGGAAGGTGCTGCTGCTGGAAAAGGGCAGCCACCCGCGCTTTCACATCGGCGAATCGCTGCTGCCGATGAACCTGGCGATCCTCGAACGTCTGGGCGTGCTCGAACAGGTCCGCGCGATCGGCACCCACAAGCCCGGCGCCGAGTTCCCGATCGACGCCGATCGCTACAACACCTTCCGTTTCGAACGCGCGCTCAATCCGCAGTTCGGTTACGCCTTCCAGGTCAAGCGCGAACAGTTCGACGAATTGCTGTTCCGCCACAGCCAGGCCAACGGCGTGGACGCGCGCGAACGGGTCAAGGTCGAGAAGGTCGAGTTCAACGATCAAGGCCGCCCGGTCGCCGCGATCGCGCGCGATCACGACGGCCGCGAGCTGCGCATCCGCATGCGCTATCTGGTCGACGGCAGCGGCCGCGACACCTTCATCGGCTCGCAGCTCAAGCTCAAGCAGAAGAACACCCTGCACCAGTCGGCGGCGATTTTCAGCCACTTCACCGGCGTGCAGCGCCGCGACGGCGAGGACGCCGGCAACATCACCGTGCAGCGTTTCGCGCATGGCTGGATGTGGCTGATCCCGTTGCAGGGCGACGTGATGAGCGTGGGCGCGGTGTGTTTCCCCGAATACCTCAAGCAGCGCCGTGGCGAGACCGAGGCGTTCTTGATGAAGACGCTGGAGTCGGAACCGTCGGTGGCCAAGCGCATGCAGGGCGCGCAGCGCTGCGGCGAGGTACACGTCACCGGCAACTATTCCTATACCTGCTCGCGGATGACCGGGCCGGGCTGGGTGATGGTCGGCGATGCGTACGCGTTCGTCGATCCGGTGTTTTCCTCCGGCGTGTATCTGGGCATGAACAGCGGCGAGCAGGCCGCCTCGGTGGTCGACGGCGCGCTGCGCGAGCCGGCGCGCGAGGCCGAACTGCAGCGCGGCATGGTGGTGCGACTCAAGCGCGGGCTCAAGCATTTCCAGTGGTTCATCTACCGCTTCACCACCCCGGTGATGCGCGAACTGTTCAATGCGCCGCGCAATTTCTGGCAGGTGGAACAGGCGGTGATCTCGATGTTGGCTGGCGACGTATTCGACAACAAGGCGGTGCTGCGGCGCCTGCGCCTGTTCCGTTTCATCTATGCGATGACCGCCGTGCGCATGGCGCCGCAGGCCTTGCGCGGCTGGTTGCGGCGCAAGCGCCAGGTCGGCGTGGAGTTCCGCGGCGACACGCTGCAGCAGGGCAATCCGTGA